Proteins from a single region of Ischnura elegans chromosome 2, ioIscEleg1.1, whole genome shotgun sequence:
- the LOC124153761 gene encoding arylalkylamine N-acetyltransferase 1-like isoform X1, with protein sequence MATQFGAIAQEPWFGKTLLGASKDVSLATYSGYEILPVAPGDAERVLDFLRRFFFRDEPINRAVELVPQDGSGTSLFLEAHCLSTLKQGLSLMAVESGTGGAAAGKIIGVSLNGDGKPGDADLLAEEADLCLDPKFKRILRLLETVERNADVLGCFGVDRQFELRIISVDDSCRGRGIATALLQQSIDLAKRKGYPLFRVDCTSAFSAKAMERAGLDCVYSLSYEDYAEMEVKVYGERAVQPIKPEEPHTHIKCYALRI encoded by the coding sequence ACACTCTTGGGTGCCTCCAAGGACGTCTCTTTGGCCACCTACTCCGGATACGAGATCCTGCCAGTTGCTCCGGGCGACGCGGAGCGGGTCCTCGACTTCCTCCGCCGCTTCTTCTTCAGGGATGAGCCCATCAACCGAGCCGTCGAACTCGTCCCACAGGACGGCTCCGGAACCTCGCTCTTCCTCGAGGCCCACTGCCTCTCCACCCTCAAACAAGGCCTCTCCCTGATGGCCGTCGAATCCGGGACCGGCGGTGCCGCGGCCGGCAAGATCATCGGCGTCTCCCTCAACGGCGACGGGAAACCAGGCGACGCCGATCTCCTCGCCGAGGAGGCTGACCTATGCCTCGACCCGAAGTTCAAGCGGATCCTCCGGCTCCTGGAAACGGTCGAGCGGAACGCGGACGTGTTGGGCTGCTTCGGCGTTGACCGTCAGTTCGAGCTGAGGATCATATCGGTGGACGACTCGTGCAGGGGAAGGGGTATCGCCACGGCCCTCCTGCAGCAGTCCATCGACCTGGCCAAGCGTAAAGGGTACCCTCTTTTCCGGGTGGATTGCACCTCGGCGTTCTCGGCCAAGGCGATGGAAAGGGCGGGTCTGGATTGCGTGTACTCGCTGAGCTACGAGGACTACGCTGAGATGGAGGTGAAGGTGTACGGGGAGAGGGCGGTGCAGCCGATCAAGCCTGAGGAGCCCCACACCCACATCAAGTGCTACGCCCTCAGGATATAA
- the LOC124153761 gene encoding arylalkylamine N-acetyltransferase 1-like isoform X2, which translates to MSVARLHTTLLGASKDVSLATYSGYEILPVAPGDAERVLDFLRRFFFRDEPINRAVELVPQDGSGTSLFLEAHCLSTLKQGLSLMAVESGTGGAAAGKIIGVSLNGDGKPGDADLLAEEADLCLDPKFKRILRLLETVERNADVLGCFGVDRQFELRIISVDDSCRGRGIATALLQQSIDLAKRKGYPLFRVDCTSAFSAKAMERAGLDCVYSLSYEDYAEMEVKVYGERAVQPIKPEEPHTHIKCYALRI; encoded by the coding sequence ACACTCTTGGGTGCCTCCAAGGACGTCTCTTTGGCCACCTACTCCGGATACGAGATCCTGCCAGTTGCTCCGGGCGACGCGGAGCGGGTCCTCGACTTCCTCCGCCGCTTCTTCTTCAGGGATGAGCCCATCAACCGAGCCGTCGAACTCGTCCCACAGGACGGCTCCGGAACCTCGCTCTTCCTCGAGGCCCACTGCCTCTCCACCCTCAAACAAGGCCTCTCCCTGATGGCCGTCGAATCCGGGACCGGCGGTGCCGCGGCCGGCAAGATCATCGGCGTCTCCCTCAACGGCGACGGGAAACCAGGCGACGCCGATCTCCTCGCCGAGGAGGCTGACCTATGCCTCGACCCGAAGTTCAAGCGGATCCTCCGGCTCCTGGAAACGGTCGAGCGGAACGCGGACGTGTTGGGCTGCTTCGGCGTTGACCGTCAGTTCGAGCTGAGGATCATATCGGTGGACGACTCGTGCAGGGGAAGGGGTATCGCCACGGCCCTCCTGCAGCAGTCCATCGACCTGGCCAAGCGTAAAGGGTACCCTCTTTTCCGGGTGGATTGCACCTCGGCGTTCTCGGCCAAGGCGATGGAAAGGGCGGGTCTGGATTGCGTGTACTCGCTGAGCTACGAGGACTACGCTGAGATGGAGGTGAAGGTGTACGGGGAGAGGGCGGTGCAGCCGATCAAGCCTGAGGAGCCCCACACCCACATCAAGTGCTACGCCCTCAGGATATAA